In the genome of Sphingomonas naphthae, one region contains:
- a CDS encoding YnbE family lipoprotein, which yields MIASPLLLAGCISVKAPDKPIEINLNVTIRQEVVVSLRENVKNLDQQYPGVF from the coding sequence ATGATCGCATCGCCGTTGCTTCTGGCCGGCTGCATCTCGGTCAAGGCGCCCGACAAGCCGATCGAGATCAACCTGAACGTCACCATCCGCCAGGAAGTGGTCGTGTCCTTGCGCGAGAATGTGAAGAATCTCGACCAGCAATATCCGGGAGTGTTCTGA
- a CDS encoding DUF2071 domain-containing protein, which yields MTEPSPFAAASSFRAPTDGLMGRLQNRLANSRPIKALLRTIMKRLPFAVLESDVRDVIYANWVVPAEAVADLVPPGVEIVQVDGHTILTILTYAHGHFGPALAGSGRRLFPSPRQSNWRLYVTGIGAASPTKPTVLFLANIFDSALYAVGTRLFSDVMLAHHAHNFRHGRQGDIWTTGVESAGSAPDWLIRVRDTESATIPPEFRPFFATYADALNSLCLQDAAIAPVDGMAALAIAEIDLPIAIESCVPMLVETYRPGSLLDRIGATSEPFCFRVPKVRFRALSEHLITI from the coding sequence ATGACCGAACCTTCGCCTTTTGCAGCAGCATCATCTTTTCGCGCGCCGACCGATGGCTTGATGGGTCGATTGCAAAACCGATTGGCGAACTCCCGACCGATCAAGGCCCTGCTTCGCACCATCATGAAACGCCTGCCGTTCGCAGTTCTGGAAAGCGATGTCCGTGATGTTATCTACGCCAACTGGGTCGTACCGGCAGAAGCCGTCGCCGACCTCGTGCCACCCGGCGTGGAGATCGTACAAGTCGATGGACACACCATTCTGACCATACTCACCTACGCGCATGGTCATTTTGGCCCTGCTCTGGCGGGATCGGGGCGCCGGCTGTTCCCGTCGCCTCGCCAGAGCAACTGGAGACTGTACGTCACAGGCATCGGTGCCGCGTCACCCACGAAGCCGACCGTCCTGTTTCTCGCAAACATATTCGACAGCGCGCTCTATGCGGTCGGCACCCGGCTGTTCAGCGACGTGATGCTCGCTCACCATGCTCACAATTTCCGGCACGGCCGGCAGGGTGATATCTGGACGACCGGTGTCGAGAGTGCGGGCAGCGCACCGGACTGGCTTATCAGGGTTCGCGACACCGAGAGCGCAACAATTCCCCCTGAATTCCGGCCGTTCTTCGCGACCTATGCCGATGCCCTGAACAGTTTATGCCTTCAGGATGCGGCGATTGCCCCGGTCGATGGCATGGCGGCGTTGGCAATCGCCGAAATCGACCTTCCGATCGCTATCGAGAGTTGCGTGCCGATGTTGGTCGAGACGTACCGGCCAGGCTCGCTTCTTGATCGCATCGGTGCCACCAGCGAGCCGTTCTGTTTTAGAGTACCGAAAGTCCGTTTCCGGGCGCTTTCCGAGCATCTCATCACAATCTAG
- a CDS encoding F0F1 ATP synthase subunit B, whose product MGSDGMAPHSEPSALYLNGAGWVALAMLVLIGLMLWKKVPAAIGKALDKKIAGIRKDLDEAAKLRAEAEALKAEYLKKSAEAAKEADDILARAATEAEAIVARAESDASALIERRRRMAEDKIGAAERGAIAEVRAEAARIAAQAAAAILTERNDAVADKALIDRTISGIGSARLN is encoded by the coding sequence ATGGGCAGCGACGGCATGGCCCCTCACAGCGAGCCGAGCGCGCTTTATCTGAACGGTGCCGGCTGGGTCGCTTTGGCGATGCTGGTGCTGATCGGCCTGATGCTGTGGAAGAAGGTTCCGGCGGCGATCGGCAAGGCGCTCGACAAGAAGATCGCCGGCATTCGCAAGGATCTCGACGAGGCCGCCAAGCTGCGCGCCGAGGCCGAGGCGCTGAAGGCGGAATATCTGAAGAAGTCGGCCGAGGCCGCGAAGGAAGCGGACGACATCCTCGCCCGCGCCGCCACCGAAGCCGAGGCGATCGTCGCCCGCGCCGAGAGCGACGCCTCCGCGCTGATCGAACGCCGCCGCCGCATGGCGGAGGACAAGATCGGCGCCGCCGAACGCGGCGCCATCGCCGAAGTCCGCGCCGAAGCCGCCCGCATCGCGGCGCAAGCCGCCGCCGCGATCCTCACGGAACGCAACGACGCGGTGGCCGACAAGGCGCTGATCGACCGCACGATCTCGGGCATCGGATCGGCACGCCTGAACTGA
- a CDS encoding AtpZ/AtpI family protein has product MAAGDSERDPIGEDARISSLDKRLSDARAAEAIRSGKARDGSGKGYAQGNRVLAEMIAGPAGGALLGWLFDRWMGTAPWALLVLLFLGIGVAIRNIYRISMERPE; this is encoded by the coding sequence ATGGCGGCAGGAGATTCCGAGCGGGATCCCATCGGCGAAGACGCGCGAATCTCCTCGCTGGACAAGCGGTTGAGCGACGCACGCGCCGCCGAGGCGATCAGAAGCGGCAAGGCACGCGACGGTTCCGGCAAGGGCTATGCCCAGGGCAATCGCGTGCTGGCCGAGATGATCGCGGGTCCGGCGGGTGGCGCCTTGCTCGGCTGGTTGTTCGACCGCTGGATGGGGACCGCACCCTGGGCGCTGCTGGTGTTGCTGTTCCTCGGGATCGGCGTCGCCATCAGGAACATCTATCGAATCTCCATGGAGCGCCCGGAGTGA
- a CDS encoding F0F1 ATP synthase subunit A: MAHGGKIDPMHQFTVEPLFGQHLMVGGYDLSFTNSALWMVLTLVGLWVFMLGGMKRQLVPGRWQAAVESVTGFITGMMHANIGPEGRRFVPLVFSLFMFILLSNILGLAPIGVVPGGHAFTSTSHFTVTGTLAVLAFGTVLVVGFAKHGFHFFSLFVPHGTPVVMIPLMFVIELLSFMIRPFSLALRLFVAMTAGHILLKVLAGFVINASAAGIGYGVLVGLPTFVLMVGISALELLVCAIQAYVFALLTSLYLNDAVNLH; the protein is encoded by the coding sequence ATGGCGCACGGCGGCAAGATCGACCCGATGCATCAGTTCACGGTCGAACCATTGTTCGGCCAGCATCTGATGGTCGGCGGGTACGACCTCTCCTTCACGAACAGCGCGCTCTGGATGGTGCTGACGCTGGTCGGGTTGTGGGTGTTCATGCTGGGCGGCATGAAGCGCCAGCTGGTGCCCGGCCGCTGGCAGGCCGCCGTCGAGAGCGTGACCGGCTTCATCACCGGCATGATGCACGCCAATATCGGCCCCGAAGGGCGCCGGTTCGTGCCGCTCGTGTTCTCGCTCTTCATGTTCATCCTGCTGTCGAACATCCTCGGCCTCGCGCCGATCGGGGTGGTTCCGGGCGGCCATGCCTTCACCTCGACCAGCCATTTTACCGTGACGGGCACGCTCGCCGTGCTGGCGTTCGGCACCGTGCTGGTGGTGGGCTTCGCCAAACATGGCTTCCACTTCTTCTCGCTGTTCGTGCCGCACGGCACGCCGGTGGTGATGATCCCGCTGATGTTCGTGATCGAGCTGCTCTCCTTCATGATCCGCCCGTTCAGCCTCGCGCTGCGACTGTTCGTGGCGATGACGGCGGGCCACATCCTGCTGAAGGTGCTCGCGGGCTTCGTCATCAACGCCAGCGCCGCCGGCATCGGCTATGGCGTGCTGGTCGGCCTGCCCACCTTCGTGCTGATGGTCGGTATCTCGGCGCTCGAGCTGCTGGTCTGCGCGATCCAGGCCTATGTGTTCGCGCTGCTCACCTCTTTGTACCTGAACGACGCGGTCAACCTTCACTAA
- the nadC gene encoding carboxylating nicotinate-nucleotide diphosphorylase codes for MPDLPGFDVAAFVAATLAEDLGDKGDITSAAVIPADAIFDGVMDSRDAITVAGLPIAEAFFRALDPDVRLERLVQDGDRVAAGTELLRLRGKARALLTAERSALNTVQHLSGVATLARTYVDAIRGTGATLLDTRKTIPGLRLLEKYATRMGGATNHRMGLWDAAMIKDNHVAVAGDIGEAVRRAVVAGIPSIIVEVDRIDQIEPAIAAGATHLLLDNMDPPTLRGAVTLVGGRVPTEASGGVKLETIRAIAETGVTYISVGRLTQSAPAADIGLDFKAG; via the coding sequence ATGCCCGATCTGCCCGGTTTCGATGTCGCCGCCTTCGTCGCCGCGACCCTGGCCGAAGATCTGGGCGACAAGGGCGACATCACCTCGGCGGCGGTGATCCCGGCCGATGCGATCTTCGATGGCGTGATGGACAGCCGCGACGCGATCACGGTGGCGGGCCTGCCGATCGCCGAAGCCTTCTTCCGCGCGCTCGATCCCGACGTGCGGCTGGAGCGGCTGGTGCAGGATGGCGACCGGGTGGCGGCCGGCACCGAGCTGCTGCGCCTGCGCGGCAAGGCGCGCGCGCTGCTGACGGCGGAGCGGTCGGCGCTCAACACCGTGCAGCATCTGTCGGGCGTCGCCACTCTGGCCCGCACCTATGTCGATGCGATCCGGGGCACGGGGGCGACCCTGCTCGACACGCGCAAGACCATCCCCGGCCTGCGCCTGCTGGAGAAATACGCCACGCGCATGGGCGGGGCGACCAACCACCGCATGGGCCTGTGGGATGCCGCGATGATCAAGGACAATCATGTCGCGGTGGCGGGCGACATCGGTGAGGCGGTGCGGCGCGCGGTGGTGGCGGGCATCCCCTCGATCATCGTCGAGGTGGATCGGATCGATCAGATCGAGCCGGCGATCGCGGCGGGGGCGACGCATCTGCTGCTCGACAATATGGACCCGCCGACCCTGCGCGGCGCGGTGACCCTGGTGGGGGGGCGCGTGCCGACCGAAGCCTCGGGCGGGGTGAAGCTGGAAACGATCCGCGCCATCGCCGAGACGGGCGTGACCTATATTTCGGTCGGGCGGCTGACCCAGTCGGCGCCGGCCGCCGACATCGGGCTCGACTTCAAGGCGGGCTGA
- a CDS encoding YdbL family protein, which translates to MARFVIGFAGLLLMAGGIAVAQSEDAVVAQARAGGAVGEQADGYLGFASAPSTAVRQAVDAINIKRRQIYTDIAGSQGATVQEVAAARGCDQLAKRVAPGEAYKSGANWAVRQGNAPVPLPAVCK; encoded by the coding sequence ATGGCGCGGTTTGTGATCGGTTTCGCGGGTCTCCTGCTGATGGCGGGGGGCATCGCGGTGGCGCAGTCCGAGGATGCCGTCGTGGCGCAGGCGCGCGCGGGCGGCGCCGTCGGCGAGCAGGCGGACGGCTATCTCGGCTTCGCCTCGGCCCCCTCGACGGCGGTGCGGCAGGCGGTGGACGCGATCAACATCAAGCGCCGCCAGATCTACACCGACATCGCCGGATCGCAGGGCGCGACCGTGCAGGAGGTGGCCGCCGCGCGTGGCTGCGACCAGCTTGCCAAGCGCGTGGCGCCGGGCGAAGCCTACAAGTCCGGCGCGAACTGGGCGGTGCGCCAGGGCAATGCGCCGGTGCCGTTGCCGGCCGTCTGCAAGTAA
- a CDS encoding ATPase encodes MPQIEQLASTYAGQVFWMLIVFALIYFGIGKAMLPKIESTVEGRERRIADDLAAAERAQAEADAGEEAYRVRMNEARATSLAQNQDAKARAQAASEARVKQADAVLAGASATAEASLSAARTDALSHLESVAAEITQDLVARLAGLTVSTDEAATAVRRAATAQ; translated from the coding sequence ATGCCTCAGATAGAACAGCTTGCGTCCACCTACGCCGGCCAGGTCTTCTGGATGCTGATCGTCTTCGCGCTGATCTATTTCGGGATCGGCAAGGCGATGCTTCCGAAGATCGAATCGACCGTCGAGGGCCGTGAGCGCCGCATCGCCGACGATCTGGCCGCCGCCGAGCGCGCCCAGGCCGAAGCCGATGCCGGCGAGGAAGCCTATCGGGTGCGGATGAACGAGGCGCGAGCCACCTCGCTCGCCCAGAACCAGGATGCCAAGGCCAGGGCCCAGGCCGCGTCGGAGGCCCGCGTCAAGCAGGCCGATGCCGTGCTGGCGGGTGCATCCGCCACGGCCGAAGCCAGCCTCTCGGCGGCGCGGACCGATGCGCTCTCGCACCTGGAAAGCGTCGCGGCCGAGATCACCCAGGATCTGGTCGCGCGTCTCGCCGGCCTGACCGTCTCGACCGACGAGGCCGCCACGGCGGTGCGTCGCGCCGCGACGGCACAATAA
- a CDS encoding F0F1 ATP synthase subunit C encodes MDPVAAKFLGAGLAAIGLGLAALGVGNVFASFLEGALRNPSAADGQQGRLFIGFAAAELLGLLAFVVAMILLFVA; translated from the coding sequence ATGGATCCTGTTGCAGCCAAGTTCCTCGGCGCCGGTCTCGCCGCGATCGGTCTCGGCCTCGCCGCGCTCGGCGTGGGTAACGTGTTCGCCTCGTTCCTCGAAGGCGCGCTGCGCAACCCGTCGGCCGCCGACGGCCAGCAGGGCCGCCTGTTCATCGGCTTCGCCGCCGCCGAGCTTCTCGGCCTGCTGGCGTTCGTCGTCGCGATGATCCTGCTGTTCGTCGCCTGA
- a CDS encoding APH(3')-I family aminoglycoside O-phosphotransferase yields the protein MAASLDFYLWARDTIGESGGAVYRLHGKAGAPDLFLKHGAASVAGDITDEMARLLWLADHLPVPEVRHFVRTDDAAWLLITAMPGRTAFQCLEDDPGAADTIVDALAAFLRRLHAIPIDTCPFTSAHPHRLARARARIDAGLIDLDDFDEARAGWSAERVWDAMQALLPLAPDPVVTHGDFSLDNILMIDGAVAGLIDVGRVGIADRYQDLAILWNCLHEFGGGLPERLFDQYGIAAPDQAKLRFHLMLDELF from the coding sequence ATGGCCGCGTCGCTCGACTTCTATCTTTGGGCGCGCGACACGATCGGCGAATCGGGTGGGGCCGTCTACCGCCTGCATGGCAAGGCGGGCGCGCCGGATCTGTTCCTGAAACATGGCGCCGCCAGCGTTGCCGGGGATATCACCGACGAGATGGCACGGCTGCTCTGGCTGGCCGATCACCTGCCCGTACCCGAAGTCCGCCACTTCGTCCGCACCGACGACGCGGCATGGCTGCTGATTACCGCGATGCCGGGCCGCACGGCTTTCCAATGCCTGGAGGACGACCCCGGCGCGGCGGACACGATCGTCGATGCGCTGGCGGCCTTCCTGCGCCGCCTCCACGCCATCCCGATCGACACCTGCCCGTTCACCAGCGCGCACCCCCATCGCCTTGCCCGCGCCCGCGCGCGGATCGACGCCGGGCTGATCGACCTCGACGATTTCGACGAGGCCCGCGCCGGCTGGAGCGCCGAACGGGTGTGGGACGCGATGCAGGCCCTGCTGCCGCTCGCCCCCGATCCGGTCGTCACCCATGGCGACTTCTCGCTCGACAATATCCTGATGATCGACGGCGCGGTCGCCGGGCTGATCGATGTCGGCCGGGTCGGCATCGCCGATCGCTATCAGGATCTGGCGATCCTGTGGAACTGCCTGCACGAATTCGGCGGTGGCCTGCCCGAACGTCTCTTCGACCAATATGGCATCGCCGCGCCCGACCAGGCGAAACTTCGCTTCCACCTCATGCTCGACGAACTTTTCTGA